The DNA window GAGACCCGGCGGAGGGAAATTCTTTGGGAAGCATCCGATCATGCCTTAAATTGCATGTCATATAATTTCTTGAATCTTCCCCCCTTTTCAAGCAACTCCCTGTGGGAGCCCGCCTCTACGATGCGTCCCCCTTCCAGCACATAAATCATGTCAGCCGTTCGAACGGTGCTTAGGCGATGGGCCACCACGAGGACTGTCCTCTGCCCCCTCAGCCGTTCGATGGCTTCTTGAATGAACCTCTCGCTCTCCGCGTCCAGGGCCGAGGCCGCTTCATCCAGGATCAAGATAGAGGGATCGGCCAGGATGGCCCGGGCAATGGCAATCCGCTGCCGCTGTCCCCCTGAAAGAAGGGTTCCGCGGTCTCCTACAATGGACTCGTAACCTTTTCTCTGGGCAGTGATAAAATCGTGGGCGTATGCGGCCTTTGCCGCTGCGATGATCTCTTCCATCCCCTTTTCCGGCCGGCCATACCGGATGTTGTTGGCGATGGTGTCATGAAACAACAACACCTCCTGACTCACGATGCCGATCTGACTGCGCAGGGAATCAAGGGTCACATCTCGAATATCGATTCCGTCGATGGTAATGCTCCCCTTTGTAACGTCGTAAAAGCGGGGCACCAGATCCAGAAGGGTACTTTTCCCTGCACCTGTTGAACCCACGAAGGCGACCATCTGCCCGGCCCGAACGGTAAAAGAAATATCCTGCAGGACTGGAGTCGATTCGTCATAGGAGAAATGTACGCCGTTGAACCGGATGGATTCCCGGTGTCTGGGCAAAGAGACGGCCCCCTCCTTATCCCGAATGGCGGGGACGGTTTTCAGTATTCCGAATACCCGTTCGGTGGCCCCTTGCAGAGTGCGGAGTTCATTATTAACCCTGGCCAAACTTTTTACGGGCGAGTAGACCCGCGAGAAGGCATAGACCATGGACAGGATCTCACCAAGGGTATGGTGGAAATAGACCTTGCCTATGATCAAAACCCCCGGGAGAAGGAGAAAGACCGTGGAATCCATCATAGGACCAAGCCCCAGGAACCAACGGCTCCATTTCATTACCTGCTTGTAGAGCCTGTCGGCAAGCAGAGCGAATTCTCTCGATTCACGGGGCCCGGCGCAATAGCCCTGGACGATCTTGAGACAAAGGAGTGTCTCCTGGTAGGCGGTTGTGACTCTGGAGAGGTCATCCTGGACCCTCAAGGAATGTTTCCTGACCTTTCGTCCAAAGAGCCGGATGAGCCCCACGATCAGAGGCACGGCGAAGAGGATCATCAGTGTGAGGCGATAGTTCATGATCAAGAGGTAGACGAGAAAGGCCAGGGCCGTGAGAGGATGTTGCACGAGTCCGATGAGGATATTGGCGATCCTTTCCTGCATCACGGTCAGATCGGCCGTACATCTGGAAATCAGTTCCCCTGCCTTTCGTTTGTGATAAAAGCCGAGGGGCAGGGAGAGAAATTTTCCGAACAAGTCTATCCTCAAGGACCTTATCGCCCTATTGGAAAAGGCCGCGGCGGCCAGTTGGCTGAAATAGAGGGTAGCGGACTTGAAAAGGACCGATAAAAAGGCGACCACGGTCAGCAGGATCAGGAGCCTGTTGGGAGAAATATTTTCAACGAGCGTATATTTGCTCACCTCCCAGGTGAATCGGGGACTCCAATGGATGGTGATCCATGGAATCTTCCAGCTCGCTGGTTCCATTCCGGACTTCATACCTTCATCCACGAACGGCTGAAGAAGATAGGCGGGGACGACGACAAAGAGCGCTGATATAGCAGTGAGGACGAGAGAGAGGATCACCAGGGCTCGGTGGGCCTTCACATAATGGGCGATGTCTTTTCCCAGGATTCGATCCAGCATGGCCGATGTTTTCCTCAAATAGTGCTCCAAGGGATGAATGCTTTCACCCGGACTTTCCACTACCCTCAAAATGCAAGAAAAAGCGTCAGGATGCTATGTACTTACCTGCTGCCGAAGAGCGGGTCAAGGGAAATCATGAGGCCCTTGAAGGGCCTCATTTCTTTCGCCTTTATCAGGATACCCTGTGACTCGTATGGTTGAGACCTTTGAAAAACGCTCCCTTTTGCCCAATCTTCCGCCTCCATCAAGGCTACGGCGTGACAAGTCCGCCAGACAACGGCGGACAAGCGGCGTCAGGCTTAGATTTTATTAATGTCCCAGTCTGTGAATGGGAGAACCTTGGACTTTCCAGGCAAAAACTTTAGTTGGATCGTTTTTTTAGTAGGGTTCAAGGATTCAAGGGGCCCAGGGTTCGAGTGAGAAACCGGGATTCAAAGAAAGATGTTTTTCACTTGACCCCTTGAACCCTCGACCACGGCTTCAGCCGATAGTAGTTTAATCCTCGAAATACTTCAATGTATGGATGCCTGTCCCGCTTGGCATTCTAAAGCGGGATGGTTAAAATTTTCGCCTTCCTTGACCTTGAACAAAATTGAACGTTTTTCAAAGGTCTCATGGTTGAGGAGGGGTGGGGTGATGTGATAATGCCGTGGCGGAGACGGAAGATCGGGCAAAAGAGAATGTTTTTTAAAGTCTCACGAAGTCAACCGCACCCTCGGAGGTTTACTTCCCCCAAATGAAGGTGCGAGCAACTCGATTACCGGGACATTACAAGATTAGGTATTTCAAAGGGCGCCGATGAGCCTGGAAATAACGATCCGCTGGACCTCAGAAGTCCCTTCTCCTATCTCCAGGAGCTTTTGGTCCCTGTAAAAGCGCTCGACGTCATATTCTTTCATCAGGCCGTAGCCGCCGTGGAGTTGGACCGCGTGGTTGGCGCACCGGTACATGACCTCGGAACAGTACAGCTTGGCCATGGCCGCTTCCTTGGTAAACGGTTTCTCGTTGTCCCGGAGCCAACAGGCTTTGTAAAGGAGAAGCCTGGCACACTCAATTTCGAGGGCCATGTCCGCAAGCTTGAAGGCGTTGACCTGGAATTGAGAGATGGGCTTCCCGAACTGGATACGTTCCTTGCTGTATTTCATGGCCATTTCAAAACAGGCCTGGGCCCCCCCGAGTCCCATGGCCCCTATGGAAAGCCGGCCTCCGTCCAGGGTCTGCATCATCTGGTAAAAACCATGCCCCCTCGGCCCCAGCAGGTTTTCCTCCGGGACCCGGCAATCCTCGAAATACAGCTCACTGGTATTGGAAGAGCGCCACATGAGCTTTCCATGCATCTCCCGGGCCTCGAAGCCAGGGGTGCCCTTTTCGATAAGGATGCAGGAGAGTTCCGGGCGTCCGTCCTTCCTGGTGCCCGTCCGACAAAGGACCGTGACCCCTGCGGTGATATCCGTGGCTCCGTTTGTGATAAAGATCTTGCTCCCATTGACAACCCATTCATTTCCATCCAGAACAGCCGTGGTCTGGGTATTTCCGGCATCCGACCCAGCGTTCGGCTCGGTAAGTCCAAAGGCCCAGAGCGTCTCCCCGGTGCATAACTTCGGAAGATATTTTCGCTTCTGCTCCTCGCTGCCAAAGTAATAGATCGGCCCAATCCCAAGCGAGTTTCCGGCGGCGACGGTTGCGGCATGGGATCCATCCACCCGGGCGATCTCTTCCGTTGCAATGATGTAGGAGACATAGTCCATGGCCTGACCACCATATTCTTCGGAGACAAACATACCGAAAAGGCCTAGCTCCGCCATCTTGGCCATTGTCTCGTAGGAGAACTCCTCCTTCTCGTCCAGTTCCCTTGCAACGGGTTTGATCTCCTTCTCAGCAAAATTCCGGACGGAGTTACGCAGGATCTCCTGCTCCATCGACAGAGTGAAATCCATGGTGATTCCTCCTTAAGATTGAGAAGGCCTGTGTTGCTCAATAATGATAAGGCGTTAAGAACGATCGAACTGAAGTCTTCGCCTGAAGGCCGAAGGTTCTCTCATTCCTGAATCCCTGCCCGCCGCTTTCTGGCGGGCCCGTCCGCCAGCTGTTTGCCGTGGCTCGCGCGCCTTGCACTTGTCTGCCTCAGGCAGGTCTCCAGAAAACTCGGGAATCGCTCAATTTAGGTTTAGCATTGATTAATATTCACCATTAACTAAAAAACTATATCTTGTCAACCCCCTCTCTCAACACCAATCAACAATTATTTCGTGATGTTGCATCAAAAACAAACTTGACGAGGAAATAACTTGACCATTAGTTAATATTTAGTATATTTAAATACTCCTGCATAGCTTAAGTTTCCTGCAGGCCTTCACCTGGATTTGAAAGGACGCGGCATGCATCTGGGTTCACTGATCCGAAAATACCGAAAAGAAAAAAAGCTCACCCTGAAATCCGTTTCGGAGCGTGCAGGGATATCCGAGGGATTTCTCAGTCAGGTGGAAAACAATGTCAGTTCACCTTCCGTAGAGACCCTCATGAATATCTGCTCGGCCATAGGAATCAATGCCGGTGATCTTTTAAATCAGATCTCCAACCAGGAAAAACTGGTCGTGGTCCGGAAGTCGGACTGGGAGGATGTAGACCTGCCTCATACGGGATTCGTGACCCGACGTTTTTTCCCCCCCGAAAACAGGACGGTTATCGACAGCGCGGTGCTGGTCCTGGAGCCAGGGCGGTCGATCCCTGTCAGGAAAAACATTCGGAACGGTCAAGAGGTCCTCTGTGTTCTCAAGGGGACCTTGGAACTCCTCAGTGGAGACCAGGTCGTTGAGATGCTCGAGGGGGATTCGGTCCATTTCTGGTCCAACCCTGAACGCCAGCGAATCACCAACAAGGGAGAAAAAACCGCCGTGGCCCTTTGGGTTGGGACACTTTGACGGAAATAGAATCGGCAAACTGTTTACATTGAGACCTTTAAAAAATGCTCAATTTTGGTCAAGTTCAAGGAAGGCGAAAATTTCAACCGCAAGAATACATTTAGTATTTTGAGGATTGAAATTTGAGCCTGACGCCGCAATTGGGCAAAAGGGGGCGTTTTTCAAAGGTCTCACATTAAGAGCCTTTTGGCCAAGGTCAGGCCTCCGGTCCGGAGGGAAAGGCGACAATTTCGACTACTGAAATATATTCAATATTTCGAGGATTGAAACCTGAGCCTGACTCCCCTTGTCACGCCGTAGCCGTGAGGGAGGCGGAAGATCGGGCAAAAGAGGATGCTTCTCAAAGATCTCAAGGAAAGGAGGGAGCCCTATGATTACCTTCAGCGAAAGACAGCTTAAAATTCCAAGGCTTATGCGGCCGGTGTATCTCGTGACCGCAGGACAGAGCAAGTTCGATCGGGCGATTCCTGAAAAACGCACGGAAGAACTTTGCGTCGACGCCCTGACCATGGCGGCGAGACTGATCGACAAAACGCCTGCTGAACTGAAGAGATATATCCATACAGCCTATTACGGTCATTTTGCCGACCACTTCGGGGATCAACTCCTCGGTGAGGCGGTGATCCATGACCGGTTGGGCCTGGATCCCCTTGGAAACATTGGGATCAAGACCGGCGGAGCGACTGGTGGATCCACCCTGTGGGAAGCGGTGAAGGCAGTAGCCTCCGGCTATTCTGACTGCGCCCTGGCTATGGGGTGGGAACGTATGGACGAGGTACCGACCGACGAGGGCAATCACCTGATCTCCTGTGCGGCCGACAAAGACTGGGAAACCCCTCTGGGTCACATCTACACGGGGTACTACGCTGTAATGGCCCAAAAGTACTGGCAAGTCTTTGGTAAGGAGGAGGAGTCCTTCCGCCGGGTCCTGGCAGAAATCTCCGTGAAACACCACGGATACGCCCGGTACAATCCCTTTGCCCAGGCCCCCATGAAAATCACGGTAGAGGACGTCCTGAACTCCCCGGTGGTGGCATACCCCTTACGGGCCCTTGATTGTTGCCTGATGAGCGTGGGGGCGGCCTGCGCCATCATTTGCGACGAAGACACGGCGGTGGAACTCACAAAAAACACCAAGAACAAGCCTTTGAGGATCTGGGTCGCTGCGGGATCCCATACCTTGAGACCCGCATGCCGCCGCCACATGGAGATCCCCTTGCTTCCCCATGAAACGGCGGATCAATACGCCGATCTCGGAGAGCGCTTCCCTGGCGGTGACCGTTACCCGGGATTTACCGGCTTCCTGGCCACACGGATGGCGGCCTATTATGGTTACCGAATGGCCGGGATTACGGACCCGATGGAAGACCTGGACGTGGCGGAACTCCACGATGCCTTTACCATAAGCGATGTTCAGAGTTACGAGGATCTAGGCTTCAGGCCTTACGGGGAGGGAAGGGACTATGTGGAATCCGGGGACTGCTACCATACGAATCCCCACACGGGAGAACCTGGAAGGCTGCCTTCCAACCTATCGGGAGGGCTGATCGGCTGCATGCATGCC is part of the Deltaproteobacteria bacterium genome and encodes:
- a CDS encoding ABC transporter ATP-binding protein, whose protein sequence is MLDRILGKDIAHYVKAHRALVILSLVLTAISALFVVVPAYLLQPFVDEGMKSGMEPASWKIPWITIHWSPRFTWEVSKYTLVENISPNRLLILLTVVAFLSVLFKSATLYFSQLAAAAFSNRAIRSLRIDLFGKFLSLPLGFYHKRKAGELISRCTADLTVMQERIANILIGLVQHPLTALAFLVYLLIMNYRLTLMILFAVPLIVGLIRLFGRKVRKHSLRVQDDLSRVTTAYQETLLCLKIVQGYCAGPRESREFALLADRLYKQVMKWSRWFLGLGPMMDSTVFLLLPGVLIIGKVYFHHTLGEILSMVYAFSRVYSPVKSLARVNNELRTLQGATERVFGILKTVPAIRDKEGAVSLPRHRESIRFNGVHFSYDESTPVLQDISFTVRAGQMVAFVGSTGAGKSTLLDLVPRFYDVTKGSITIDGIDIRDVTLDSLRSQIGIVSQEVLLFHDTIANNIRYGRPEKGMEEIIAAAKAAYAHDFITAQRKGYESIVGDRGTLLSGGQRQRIAIARAILADPSILILDEAASALDAESERFIQEAIERLRGQRTVLVVAHRLSTVRTADMIYVLEGGRIVEAGSHRELLEKGGRFKKLYDMQFKA
- a CDS encoding acyl-CoA dehydrogenase family protein, with protein sequence MDFTLSMEQEILRNSVRNFAEKEIKPVARELDEKEEFSYETMAKMAELGLFGMFVSEEYGGQAMDYVSYIIATEEIARVDGSHAATVAAGNSLGIGPIYYFGSEEQKRKYLPKLCTGETLWAFGLTEPNAGSDAGNTQTTAVLDGNEWVVNGSKIFITNGATDITAGVTVLCRTGTRKDGRPELSCILIEKGTPGFEAREMHGKLMWRSSNTSELYFEDCRVPEENLLGPRGHGFYQMMQTLDGGRLSIGAMGLGGAQACFEMAMKYSKERIQFGKPISQFQVNAFKLADMALEIECARLLLYKACWLRDNEKPFTKEAAMAKLYCSEVMYRCANHAVQLHGGYGLMKEYDVERFYRDQKLLEIGEGTSEVQRIVISRLIGAL
- a CDS encoding helix-turn-helix transcriptional regulator → MHLGSLIRKYRKEKKLTLKSVSERAGISEGFLSQVENNVSSPSVETLMNICSAIGINAGDLLNQISNQEKLVVVRKSDWEDVDLPHTGFVTRRFFPPENRTVIDSAVLVLEPGRSIPVRKNIRNGQEVLCVLKGTLELLSGDQVVEMLEGDSVHFWSNPERQRITNKGEKTAVALWVGTL
- a CDS encoding thiolase domain-containing protein, with amino-acid sequence MITFSERQLKIPRLMRPVYLVTAGQSKFDRAIPEKRTEELCVDALTMAARLIDKTPAELKRYIHTAYYGHFADHFGDQLLGEAVIHDRLGLDPLGNIGIKTGGATGGSTLWEAVKAVASGYSDCALAMGWERMDEVPTDEGNHLISCAADKDWETPLGHIYTGYYAVMAQKYWQVFGKEEESFRRVLAEISVKHHGYARYNPFAQAPMKITVEDVLNSPVVAYPLRALDCCLMSVGAACAIICDEDTAVELTKNTKNKPLRIWVAAGSHTLRPACRRHMEIPLLPHETADQYADLGERFPGGDRYPGFTGFLATRMAAYYGYRMAGITDPMEDLDVAELHDAFTISDVQSYEDLGFRPYGEGRDYVESGDCYHTNPHTGEPGRLPSNLSGGLIGCMHAVGATGIMQAFEVATHIWNRWGEIHGDPDLWKAFNREKPDDWTDLQVKGAKRGLAISHAGVGSHVTATILMDPDHLLIQEA